A single genomic interval of Adhaeribacter pallidiroseus harbors:
- a CDS encoding long-chain-fatty-acid--protein ligase, translating to MNFKQEFKQKLHSQVPETNQDFEQRALQLFRYQVRHNTVYQAYVKQLKVKPAAVSQLSEIPFLPIEFFKTQMVKTDDYAAETIFLSSGTTQTERSQHFLPNLQFYLQNTQLLFESQYGPLADYTFLALLPSYIEQGNSSLVAMVSYFMQKSGQDEPGFFLYNLQDLVRILERPQTSNKNIFLFGVTYALLDLADYVSAHNLAGLFRNVIIMETGGMKGRRREMIRPELHAQLQEAFGVTTIHSEYGMTELLSQAYSQEQGIFKKPSIMRILLRDMNDPFDLNPDLKTGGINIIDLANVDSCAFIETKDIGKIHPDGSFEVLGRFDNSDIRGCNLLVG from the coding sequence ATGAATTTTAAACAAGAATTTAAACAAAAGCTTCATAGTCAGGTGCCTGAAACCAATCAGGATTTTGAACAGCGGGCATTGCAATTATTCCGTTACCAGGTACGCCATAACACGGTGTATCAGGCGTATGTAAAACAATTAAAGGTAAAGCCCGCCGCTGTAAGTCAATTGTCCGAAATCCCTTTTTTACCCATCGAGTTTTTTAAAACGCAAATGGTTAAAACGGATGATTATGCAGCAGAAACCATTTTTTTAAGCAGCGGCACTACTCAAACCGAACGAAGCCAACATTTTTTGCCCAATCTGCAATTTTACCTGCAAAATACCCAGTTGTTGTTCGAGAGCCAATACGGACCTCTTGCGGATTATACTTTTCTGGCTTTGCTTCCTTCCTATATAGAGCAAGGAAATTCGTCTTTGGTTGCAATGGTCAGTTATTTTATGCAAAAATCCGGTCAGGATGAGCCGGGCTTTTTCCTATACAACCTGCAAGATCTGGTTCGAATCCTGGAACGGCCCCAAACGAGCAACAAAAATATTTTTTTGTTTGGTGTTACTTATGCTTTGCTGGATCTGGCAGATTACGTTAGTGCCCATAATTTAGCCGGTTTATTCCGCAACGTCATAATCATGGAAACCGGCGGCATGAAAGGCCGGCGTCGGGAAATGATTCGTCCGGAACTTCATGCCCAATTGCAGGAAGCTTTTGGGGTAACCACTATTCATTCGGAGTACGGGATGACGGAGTTGCTGTCGCAGGCTTATTCGCAAGAGCAAGGAATTTTTAAAAAACCAAGCATCATGCGCATTTTATTGCGCGATATGAATGATCCTTTTGACCTAAATCCGGATTTAAAAACCGGCGGCATTAATATTATTGATCTGGCCAATGTAGACTCCTGCGCTTTTATCGAAACCAAAGATATTGGCAAAATACATCCGGATGGTTCTTTTGAAGTGCTGGGCCGTTTTGATAATTCGGATATCCGGGGTTGTAATTTGCTGGTCGGTTAG
- a CDS encoding NAD-dependent epimerase/dehydratase family protein has translation MKKKVLITGGAGFIGSHLADELLNYGYDVRALDNLSEQVHGKECQRPDYLNPHVELIVGDVRDKKVVLEALEGVSAVFHFAAMVGVGQSMYEIREYTDVNNTGTAVLLECLSQKPVEKLVVASSMSIYGEGLYKNTQGEVVIGTERPLEQLKAGKWEVLDENGQELTPIPTSESKTPCLSSVYALSKFDQERMSLLVGRAYNIPTVAMRFFNVYGTRQALSNPYTGVLAIFASRFLNDNPPMIFEDGQQQRDFVHVRDVALACRLALEAPEANGQVFNVGSGNNYTISEIAERLAQVLGKDQLKAQITGKYRVGDIRHCYSDISLAQEVLGFHPQVDFNSGLLELAEWLEGQIAYDRVNEASAELAARGLTV, from the coding sequence ATGAAGAAGAAAGTATTAATTACGGGCGGTGCTGGTTTTATCGGGTCGCACCTGGCCGATGAATTACTAAATTACGGTTACGATGTACGCGCCCTGGATAACCTCTCGGAACAGGTTCACGGGAAAGAATGCCAGCGTCCGGATTATTTAAACCCGCACGTAGAACTTATCGTGGGCGACGTACGGGATAAAAAAGTAGTATTAGAAGCGTTAGAAGGAGTAAGTGCGGTGTTCCATTTTGCCGCCATGGTGGGCGTAGGCCAAAGCATGTACGAAATCCGGGAATATACCGATGTTAATAATACTGGTACGGCGGTTTTATTGGAATGCCTGTCGCAAAAACCCGTGGAAAAGTTGGTGGTGGCCTCCAGCATGAGTATTTACGGCGAAGGCTTGTATAAAAATACGCAAGGCGAAGTAGTAATTGGCACCGAGCGGCCTTTAGAGCAACTAAAAGCGGGTAAATGGGAGGTATTGGATGAAAACGGCCAAGAGCTCACTCCTATTCCAACCTCTGAATCCAAAACACCTTGTTTATCATCGGTTTACGCTTTATCTAAGTTCGACCAGGAACGTATGAGTTTGCTGGTGGGCCGGGCATATAATATACCCACGGTAGCCATGCGCTTTTTTAACGTATACGGCACCCGGCAGGCTTTATCTAATCCGTATACCGGGGTATTAGCCATTTTTGCTTCTCGGTTCCTGAACGATAACCCCCCCATGATTTTTGAAGACGGTCAACAACAACGCGATTTCGTGCACGTACGCGATGTGGCCTTAGCATGCCGGTTAGCTTTAGAAGCTCCGGAAGCCAATGGCCAGGTATTTAACGTGGGCAGCGGAAATAATTATACTATTTCGGAGATAGCCGAACGGTTAGCGCAGGTACTAGGCAAAGATCAATTAAAAGCTCAGATTACGGGTAAATACCGGGTCGGTGATATTCGTCATTGTTATTCAGATATCTCTTTGGCACAGGAAGTACTAGGATTCCATCCGCAGGTAGATTTTAACAGTGGCCTACTAGAATTAGCGGAGTGGCTGGAAGGTCAGATTGCCTACGATCGGGTAAATGAAGCCAGCGCAGAATTAGCTGCTCGCGGCTTAACGGTATAA
- a CDS encoding SDR family NAD(P)-dependent oxidoreductase, which yields MDIQSNNNLGNKNQSVVGMVEWFRPGEHERVEQAMTALKELKITELRTGVSWAEYITPAGKNWYNWLIPRLAEEVNVLPCFQQTPPTLGVVPRTSSPLNNPPDFADFIKVILTDLGQHFEWVELWNAPNNKSGYDYTRDNNWHRFTEMITAGAKQAHEQGKKVVLGGMNPVDPNWLQLLFDRGVMTYIDAVGIQGFPEVSDSAWEGWEETIAPINIILKKQHSPAQIWITAAGFSTWQHDEYQQLQEFRNVLQADVSRVYWNSLLDQNPDAEQNNTYLVDERQLNYGLIRPDNSPKLLYRLLAENGLDGLQKLTCIKREINFNSTDKYAVITGGAGFVGTNLAKRLLQEGKHVLILDNLSRPGVERNLQWLHDNYDQRLHIYVGDVRNLATVKKVMQGAEQVFHFAAQVAVTTSLDFPINDFEINARGIINVLEAIRAQDNPPPLVFTSTNKVYGGLEDLLFIADGSRYNPSDKTILKHGIGENRSLDFHSPYGCSKGAADQYVIDYARTYGIPAVVFRMSCIYGPHQYGNEDQGWVAHFAIRAIENKAISIYGDGKQVRDVLFVEDLVDAFLLAQEHMTEISGQAFNIGGGPENTTSLLELLELIGEFQGQKIPLQFGNWRPGDQHYYVSDIRKFKKATGWYPKNSVPEGVAKLYRWLCETRGIAVPAAFAQPEKNKVTKVAVAS from the coding sequence ATGGATATACAATCTAATAATAATTTGGGAAATAAGAACCAGTCAGTGGTGGGGATGGTAGAATGGTTTCGGCCAGGAGAACACGAACGGGTAGAACAGGCTATGACGGCCTTAAAAGAACTTAAAATTACCGAATTGCGTACCGGAGTTTCCTGGGCCGAATACATTACGCCGGCCGGAAAAAACTGGTACAATTGGCTTATCCCGCGTTTAGCCGAGGAAGTAAACGTATTACCTTGTTTTCAGCAAACCCCTCCGACCTTGGGAGTGGTGCCGCGTACTTCTTCCCCCCTTAACAATCCGCCGGATTTTGCTGATTTTATAAAAGTTATTCTCACCGATTTAGGTCAGCATTTCGAATGGGTTGAATTATGGAATGCGCCAAATAATAAATCAGGCTACGATTACACCCGCGATAACAACTGGCACCGGTTTACCGAAATGATTACGGCCGGCGCAAAACAGGCCCACGAACAAGGTAAAAAAGTAGTTCTGGGAGGTATGAACCCCGTAGACCCAAACTGGCTGCAATTACTGTTCGACCGGGGAGTAATGACCTATATAGATGCCGTCGGCATTCAGGGCTTTCCGGAAGTATCTGATTCTGCCTGGGAAGGTTGGGAAGAAACTATTGCTCCCATAAACATAATTTTAAAAAAACAGCATTCCCCGGCGCAAATCTGGATTACCGCCGCCGGTTTTTCTACGTGGCAGCACGACGAATACCAACAGCTCCAGGAATTCCGGAATGTTTTGCAAGCGGATGTTTCCAGGGTTTACTGGAATAGCTTGCTGGATCAAAACCCAGACGCCGAACAAAATAATACGTACCTGGTAGATGAGCGGCAATTAAATTATGGTTTAATACGGCCGGATAATAGCCCCAAATTGTTATACCGGTTACTAGCCGAAAACGGGTTGGATGGCTTACAAAAACTAACCTGCATTAAAAGAGAAATCAATTTTAACTCCACCGATAAATACGCAGTAATTACCGGCGGAGCTGGTTTTGTGGGTACCAACTTAGCTAAACGTTTATTGCAGGAGGGTAAACACGTTTTAATTCTGGATAACCTGTCACGGCCCGGGGTGGAGCGTAACTTGCAATGGCTGCACGATAATTACGACCAACGCTTGCACATTTACGTAGGCGATGTCCGAAATTTAGCCACGGTTAAAAAAGTAATGCAAGGTGCCGAACAGGTATTTCATTTTGCTGCCCAGGTAGCCGTTACCACTTCGCTCGATTTCCCGATTAACGATTTTGAAATTAATGCCCGCGGCATCATTAACGTTTTAGAAGCCATCCGGGCCCAGGATAATCCGCCCCCGTTGGTGTTTACTTCTACCAACAAAGTATATGGTGGCCTGGAAGATCTACTATTTATAGCCGATGGTTCGCGTTATAATCCTTCTGATAAAACGATATTAAAGCACGGCATTGGCGAAAACCGGTCTTTAGATTTCCATAGCCCGTACGGCTGCTCCAAAGGTGCCGCCGACCAGTACGTAATTGATTACGCCCGTACCTATGGTATTCCGGCCGTTGTTTTTAGGATGAGCTGCATCTACGGCCCGCACCAGTACGGCAACGAAGACCAAGGCTGGGTAGCACATTTTGCCATCCGGGCCATCGAAAACAAAGCCATCAGTATTTACGGCGACGGCAAACAAGTACGCGACGTGTTGTTTGTTGAAGATTTAGTAGATGCTTTTCTTCTGGCTCAGGAACACATGACGGAAATTTCCGGACAAGCCTTTAACATTGGTGGCGGCCCCGAAAATACCACCAGCTTATTAGAACTGCTCGAATTAATCGGCGAATTTCAAGGTCAGAAAATTCCGTTGCAGTTTGGTAACTGGCGGCCCGGCGATCAGCATTATTACGTTTCGGATATCCGAAAATTTAAAAAAGCGACGGGTTGGTATCCTAAAAACTCGGTACCGGAAGGTGTGGCCAAGTTGTACCGCTGGTTATGCGAAACCCGGGGTATTGCGGTACCCGCTGCGTTTGCTCAGCCGGAAAAAAATAAAGTTACAAAAGTTGCTGTTGCTTCATGA
- a CDS encoding MDR/zinc-dependent alcohol dehydrogenase-like family protein translates to MNPELIALPELRKEKITMMRAAVIQSPQNLKIKQVDLPEPGPNQVRIKMEGCGLCASNIPVWQGREWFTYPIAAGNPGHEGWGLVDAVGENVTQVKVGDRVAAITYHAYAEFDLAEADSLVKLPVTFNNLPFPGEPLGCAINIFKRADIQPGQTVAILGIGFLGALLIQLVKHAGARVIALSQRDYSLKVAEECGADAVIKLDDHYQIIEKVKNLTNSAFCPRVIECTGKEWPLNLAGELTAERGKLIIAGYHQDGMRSVNVQLWNWRGLDVINAHERDPKIYLQGMLEAVEAVLSGRINPQPLYTHTYPFEEIAEAFQVLESRPDGFMKALIQF, encoded by the coding sequence ATGAATCCAGAATTAATTGCCTTACCTGAATTACGAAAAGAAAAAATAACGATGATGCGGGCAGCCGTTATCCAAAGCCCGCAAAATTTAAAAATAAAGCAAGTTGATCTGCCGGAACCTGGCCCTAACCAGGTTCGGATTAAGATGGAAGGCTGCGGGCTTTGCGCTTCTAATATTCCCGTTTGGCAAGGCCGGGAATGGTTTACCTATCCCATTGCGGCCGGCAATCCCGGCCACGAAGGCTGGGGCTTGGTTGATGCGGTGGGCGAAAATGTAACCCAGGTAAAGGTAGGCGACCGGGTGGCGGCTATCACCTACCATGCGTACGCCGAGTTTGATTTAGCCGAAGCGGATTCTTTGGTAAAATTACCCGTTACCTTTAATAACCTTCCGTTTCCGGGGGAACCCTTAGGTTGTGCCATAAATATCTTTAAACGTGCCGATATTCAGCCTGGGCAAACGGTAGCCATTTTGGGCATTGGTTTTTTAGGAGCTTTGTTAATTCAGTTAGTGAAACACGCCGGAGCCCGGGTAATTGCGCTTTCACAACGCGATTATTCTTTGAAAGTGGCCGAGGAATGCGGTGCCGATGCGGTTATTAAACTAGATGACCATTACCAAATAATCGAAAAAGTTAAAAATTTAACCAATAGTGCTTTTTGCCCGCGGGTAATTGAATGCACCGGCAAAGAATGGCCTTTGAACCTGGCGGGTGAACTTACGGCCGAAAGAGGAAAACTGATTATTGCGGGCTACCACCAAGATGGCATGCGGTCGGTGAATGTGCAGTTGTGGAATTGGCGCGGTTTAGATGTAATTAATGCCCACGAACGCGATCCGAAGATTTACCTGCAAGGCATGCTGGAAGCCGTAGAAGCGGTACTAAGCGGCCGGATCAATCCGCAACCTTTGTACACGCACACGTATCCTTTTGAAGAAATAGCCGAAGCTTTTCAAGTTCTGGAGAGCCGCCCCGATGGATTTATGAAAGCACTTATTCAGTTCTAG
- a CDS encoding Gfo/Idh/MocA family protein, whose translation MQPDSIRDKSLKPDEPVTNQLPKLGFLGVGWIGRNRLEAIAKHQAGEVVYLSDPAANNVADALKMATQAQTAASLPEMLASGVDGIVIATPSALHAEQAIAALNAGKAVFCQKPLGRNQTETKAVVEAARSADKLLGVDLSYRYILAMQEVYRVIQSGELGTIYGVELIFHNAYGPDKPWFYDPALSGGGCVIDLGVHLVDLALWCLQFPEVETVTSSLFSKGQPLTATPNQVEDYATASIQLQTGTHLQLTCSWNLPAGQEAIISAVFYGTNGGVAFKNTSGSFYNFTAERYYGTRTETLFSSPDDWSGRAGVVWANRVAAGEKFNPEAEEYVKVAAALDKIYKR comes from the coding sequence ATGCAACCAGATTCTATTAGAGATAAAAGCTTAAAACCAGATGAACCGGTTACTAATCAACTTCCAAAATTAGGTTTTCTGGGAGTAGGTTGGATTGGCCGGAACCGCCTGGAAGCAATAGCGAAACACCAGGCGGGCGAAGTAGTTTACTTGTCTGATCCGGCGGCTAATAATGTGGCCGATGCTTTAAAAATGGCTACCCAAGCCCAAACAGCAGCTTCTCTGCCCGAAATGTTAGCCTCCGGAGTAGACGGGATTGTAATTGCTACACCCAGCGCTTTACACGCAGAACAAGCTATAGCGGCTTTAAACGCCGGCAAAGCCGTTTTCTGCCAAAAACCACTCGGCCGGAATCAAACCGAAACCAAAGCAGTAGTGGAAGCTGCCCGCTCGGCGGATAAACTACTGGGAGTCGATTTATCTTACCGGTATATTCTGGCCATGCAGGAAGTGTATCGGGTTATTCAATCCGGCGAGCTAGGTACTATTTACGGCGTAGAATTAATATTTCACAATGCCTACGGCCCGGATAAACCTTGGTTTTACGACCCTGCCTTATCCGGCGGAGGTTGCGTGATTGATCTGGGCGTGCACCTCGTGGATTTAGCTTTATGGTGTTTACAATTTCCAGAAGTAGAAACGGTTACCAGTAGTTTGTTTAGTAAAGGCCAGCCCTTAACCGCTACCCCAAACCAGGTAGAAGACTACGCTACCGCCAGCATTCAATTACAAACCGGTACGCACCTACAGCTTACCTGTTCCTGGAATTTACCCGCTGGTCAGGAGGCCATTATCAGTGCTGTATTTTACGGAACCAACGGCGGTGTAGCCTTTAAAAATACGAGCGGTTCTTTTTATAATTTTACAGCCGAACGGTATTACGGCACCCGTACCGAAACACTTTTTTCTTCTCCAGACGATTGGTCGGGCCGGGCGGGAGTAGTTTGGGCGAACCGGGTAGCTGCCGGCGAAAAATTTAATCCGGAAGCCGAGGAATATGTAAAAGTAGCGGCGGCGCTGGATAAAATTTACAAAAGATAA
- a CDS encoding glycosyltransferase family 4 protein: MTEASKPLKILLTADTLGGVWTYAIDLIKALAPYGTQVALATMGALLTPLQHQQVKALPHVKLYESNYKLEWMESPWEEVDAAGNWLLQVNQDFAPDLIHLNNLVHGNLAWGKPVVLVVHSCVQSWWQGVKKEAAPNNWQEYRNRVTQSLRAAQVVVAPTLAMLEEAETLYGPFYNHLVIHNGRDLSSFHYASKEPFIFSMGRLWDEAKNVQLLAEVAADLSWPVLIAGNAQHPVTAEILNFKNVQFLGHLDPLEISNYLSRASIFALPVKYEPFGLSALEAGLSGCALVLGSIPSQKEIWQHTATYVNPTDAEQLKTTLTKLINDEFIRNIFSYRALNVAQQYSAEQMALEYADLYQQLLPDFNLI; this comes from the coding sequence ATGACGGAAGCCAGCAAACCGCTTAAAATTCTGCTAACTGCCGATACTTTGGGGGGAGTCTGGACGTACGCCATTGATCTCATTAAAGCACTGGCACCCTACGGCACACAAGTGGCACTGGCAACCATGGGGGCATTATTAACACCGCTGCAACACCAACAAGTAAAAGCCCTTCCTCACGTAAAGCTCTACGAAAGTAATTACAAACTCGAGTGGATGGAAAGTCCTTGGGAAGAAGTAGATGCGGCTGGCAATTGGCTGCTGCAAGTAAACCAAGATTTCGCCCCCGATCTAATTCATTTAAACAACCTGGTACACGGGAACCTGGCCTGGGGAAAACCGGTAGTGCTGGTAGTGCATTCTTGTGTGCAATCGTGGTGGCAGGGCGTTAAAAAAGAAGCCGCCCCCAACAATTGGCAAGAATACCGAAACCGGGTAACCCAAAGTTTAAGAGCCGCCCAGGTAGTAGTGGCTCCTACTCTGGCCATGCTGGAAGAAGCCGAAACCTTGTACGGTCCTTTTTACAATCACTTGGTTATTCATAATGGCCGCGATTTAAGTTCGTTCCATTATGCCTCGAAAGAACCCTTTATCTTTAGCATGGGCCGGTTATGGGACGAGGCCAAAAATGTACAACTACTCGCCGAAGTTGCCGCCGATTTAAGCTGGCCGGTATTAATTGCCGGTAATGCCCAGCACCCGGTTACCGCCGAAATTTTAAATTTTAAAAATGTTCAGTTTCTGGGGCATCTTGATCCTTTAGAAATTTCAAATTATTTGAGCCGGGCTTCCATTTTTGCCCTACCGGTCAAGTACGAGCCTTTTGGCTTGTCGGCTTTGGAAGCTGGTCTATCGGGTTGTGCTTTAGTCCTAGGCAGTATCCCCAGTCAAAAAGAAATCTGGCAACATACCGCCACTTACGTGAATCCAACGGATGCCGAACAATTAAAAACTACCCTAACGAAACTAATCAACGATGAGTTTATCCGAAATATCTTTAGCTACCGGGCATTAAACGTAGCGCAGCAATACAGCGCCGAACAAATGGCCTTGGAGTACGCGGACTTGTATCAGCAACTATTACCGGATTTTAATCTTATTTAG
- a CDS encoding CgeB family protein: MKIVLFYHSLLSDWNHGNAHFLRGIVQELKVRNHEVHVFEPENAWSLQNLISEYGPEKVKELQQYYPGLQTNFYNLSSLNLDTVLQGADLVLVHEWNDHELVKRLGEHRLQNNYKLLFHDTHHRAVTEKSSMATYDLAHYDGVLAFGEVIKNIYLQEKWTQKAWTWHEAADDSVFYPRTKTEIAGDLVWIGNWGDEERTAELHEFLINPVKELGLKAKIYGVRYPEHALKSLADAGIEYGGWLPNYKAPEEFAKYKVTVHVPRRPYVVALPGIPTIRPFEALSCGIPLITAPWEDAENLFTPGQDFLVAKNGAEMKMHLQTVLSNQSKVDELAAHGLKTINQRHTCAHRVTELENICGELGINPAKIYRNKKEQNLHAK; encoded by the coding sequence ATGAAAATAGTTCTTTTTTATCATTCGCTTCTCTCCGACTGGAACCACGGCAATGCGCATTTTTTAAGGGGCATTGTGCAGGAACTGAAAGTAAGAAATCATGAAGTACATGTTTTTGAACCCGAAAACGCCTGGAGTTTACAAAACTTGATTAGTGAATACGGACCGGAAAAGGTAAAAGAGTTACAACAATACTATCCAGGGCTGCAAACAAACTTTTATAACCTAAGCTCACTAAATCTGGATACTGTTCTGCAGGGCGCTGATCTGGTTTTAGTGCACGAATGGAACGATCATGAATTAGTAAAACGCCTGGGCGAACATCGCTTACAAAATAACTACAAACTGCTTTTCCACGATACGCATCACCGCGCCGTAACCGAAAAAAGCAGCATGGCCACTTATGATTTAGCGCACTACGATGGCGTATTAGCCTTTGGGGAAGTGATTAAAAATATCTACCTGCAGGAAAAATGGACCCAAAAAGCCTGGACCTGGCACGAAGCCGCCGATGATTCGGTATTTTACCCGCGTACCAAAACCGAAATTGCCGGCGACTTGGTGTGGATCGGTAATTGGGGCGACGAGGAACGGACCGCGGAACTGCACGAATTTTTAATAAATCCGGTAAAAGAACTAGGTTTAAAAGCTAAAATTTACGGCGTCCGATACCCGGAGCACGCTTTAAAATCTTTGGCGGACGCTGGTATTGAATACGGCGGTTGGTTGCCCAATTACAAAGCCCCGGAAGAATTTGCTAAATACAAGGTTACCGTACACGTGCCGCGCCGGCCTTACGTGGTAGCCTTACCCGGTATACCTACCATTCGGCCTTTTGAAGCGCTCAGTTGCGGCATTCCTTTAATTACCGCCCCCTGGGAAGATGCCGAAAATTTATTTACGCCGGGTCAGGATTTTCTGGTTGCGAAAAACGGTGCCGAAATGAAGATGCATTTACAAACAGTACTTAGTAACCAAAGCAAAGTAGATGAATTAGCTGCCCATGGTTTAAAAACCATCAATCAACGGCATACCTGCGCCCACCGGGTTACGGAGTTAGAAAATATCTGCGGGGAGTTGGGCATTAATCCGGCAAAAATTTACAGGAACAAAAAAGAACAAAACTTACATGCAAAATAA
- a CDS encoding CgeB family protein has product MQNKKNLKIAFFGSSLVSAYWNGAATYYRGIVRALHQRGHQVTFYEPDAYQRQENRDMADPDWAKVVVYPAAEEAVHQVLLDATHADIVVKASGVGVFDELLEAEVLKLQTPDRTIIFWDVDAPATLDRVQHNPEDPFRAHIPQYDMILTYGGGEPVIQAYAALGAKQCVPIYNALDTATHFPVEPNPKFACDLAFLGNRLPDREARVEQFFLNVAAKCPEQSFMIGGSGWGDKPMSSNVKYIGHVFTQDHNAFNCTPKAVLNISRESMARYGFSPATRVFEAAGAAACIITDYWEGIDFFFEPDTEILVAQDGDEVAQIMAGLTPEKAQVIGEAAFKKVLAAHTYDHRADQLEQLLFSKILKNAGELV; this is encoded by the coding sequence ATGCAAAATAAAAAAAATTTAAAAATAGCGTTTTTTGGATCGAGCTTAGTATCGGCTTATTGGAACGGAGCGGCCACGTATTACCGTGGTATTGTCCGGGCGTTACACCAGCGCGGCCACCAGGTTACTTTTTATGAGCCAGATGCTTACCAACGCCAGGAAAACCGCGACATGGCCGATCCCGACTGGGCCAAAGTAGTCGTTTACCCTGCTGCCGAAGAAGCCGTTCATCAAGTACTTTTGGATGCCACCCACGCGGATATTGTGGTAAAAGCCAGTGGCGTTGGGGTTTTTGATGAACTATTGGAAGCCGAAGTTTTGAAACTGCAAACGCCCGACCGCACCATTATTTTCTGGGACGTAGATGCGCCCGCTACCCTGGATCGCGTCCAACACAATCCAGAAGATCCTTTCCGGGCGCACATTCCGCAGTACGATATGATTTTAACCTACGGCGGCGGCGAACCGGTGATCCAAGCTTACGCGGCATTGGGGGCAAAGCAGTGCGTACCCATTTATAATGCACTGGATACGGCCACGCATTTCCCGGTGGAGCCCAACCCCAAGTTTGCCTGCGATTTAGCTTTCCTGGGTAATCGTTTGCCCGACCGGGAAGCCCGGGTGGAACAATTCTTTTTAAACGTAGCCGCTAAATGTCCGGAACAAAGCTTTATGATTGGCGGCAGTGGTTGGGGCGATAAACCGATGAGTTCGAATGTAAAATACATTGGCCACGTTTTTACCCAGGACCATAACGCTTTTAACTGCACGCCCAAAGCGGTTTTAAATATTAGCCGCGAAAGTATGGCTCGTTACGGCTTCTCTCCCGCTACCCGGGTTTTTGAAGCGGCCGGAGCCGCGGCTTGCATTATTACGGATTATTGGGAAGGCATTGATTTTTTCTTTGAACCAGATACCGAAATATTAGTAGCCCAGGATGGGGACGAAGTGGCGCAAATAATGGCCGGCTTAACTCCCGAAAAAGCTCAAGTCATTGGCGAAGCTGCCTTTAAAAAAGTATTAGCGGCGCACACCTACGACCATCGGGCCGACCAGTTAGAACAGTTGCTTTTCAGCAAAATTTTAAAAAACGCCGGGGAGTTGGTATGA